A single window of Bacteroidota bacterium DNA harbors:
- a CDS encoding PKD domain-containing protein, with amino-acid sequence MNKLNKIKIFSFLLLLWSVSPTSLHAQLESKNWYFGLYCGLKFENNHVVKLNDSKIFSYRSSASISDKYGNLLFYTDGKTIWNKNHDTLKNGYGLHSSSNSAQAAIIIPQPGNPNIYYLFTVSGVVRPNPGFWYHILDISKDNGKGEVVLKNQYICGNVTERMSATFHSDRKSVWITVHEWNSQKFRAYLLKNLGLDTNAVVSPVGTLHTGYTNNNDGQLKFSPSGNKLACAIQYDGIVDLFDFNNKTGKVSNCITFNFGFPYGVYGVEFSANEKNLYVARSYSVSPGICQIDLSSGIDSLIKKSVNQLYTNNTSSRYYSMQIGLDKKIYVARWYNFLGCIHNPDEKGIACNYQDTAISFFNFMTGYGLPTFLQSYFYLPDIEIENTCLGDSTAFNLKDTTNIDSVYWYFGDSNYSWQFYPKHVYSDTGIYITNAVIFYNNTSDTFEREIRISNYAYANFGIADNSQCLLGNEFYFYDSSTAIDGNMTYEWDFGDSTGSFQQNPVKSFLLSDTFNVQLTVTSSYGCETSKAKELYVQPMPESKININDTAQCFNENNFTFFNPQDSTNPIGSKTWHFGDNNTSNADTAQHIYLIADTFNVVLIEETNQGCRDTAMREIIVHPSPVTDFSVNDSVQCFNENNFQFTNLTAWGKPVSLSYFWDFGNASTSTDSNGQMKY; translated from the coding sequence ATGAATAAATTAAATAAAATTAAAATATTCTCTTTTTTATTGTTGCTTTGGAGTGTATCTCCTACATCTTTACATGCACAATTAGAATCCAAAAATTGGTATTTTGGATTATACTGCGGATTAAAATTTGAAAACAATCATGTTGTTAAATTGAATGATAGTAAGATATTTTCTTACCGTAGCAGTGCAAGCATTTCAGATAAATACGGAAACTTATTGTTTTATACAGATGGGAAAACAATATGGAATAAAAACCATGATACTTTAAAAAATGGTTATGGCCTCCATTCAAGCTCAAATAGTGCACAAGCAGCCATAATTATACCTCAACCAGGAAATCCAAATATATATTATCTATTTACAGTATCAGGCGTTGTAAGACCAAATCCCGGTTTTTGGTATCATATTTTAGATATATCTAAAGATAATGGAAAGGGAGAGGTTGTTTTAAAAAACCAATATATCTGCGGAAATGTTACTGAACGAATGTCTGCTACTTTTCATTCTGATAGGAAATCAGTCTGGATTACGGTTCACGAATGGAACTCCCAAAAATTTAGGGCATATTTATTGAAAAATTTAGGCTTGGATACTAATGCAGTAGTTTCACCTGTTGGTACACTCCATACAGGATACACAAATAATAATGATGGACAATTAAAATTCTCTCCATCAGGAAATAAACTTGCTTGTGCAATACAATATGATGGAATAGTGGATTTATTTGATTTTAATAATAAAACAGGAAAAGTATCGAATTGTATTACTTTTAATTTCGGATTTCCATATGGTGTATATGGAGTTGAGTTTTCAGCTAACGAAAAAAATCTTTATGTTGCACGCTCATATTCAGTATCACCAGGAATTTGCCAGATTGATTTATCTTCTGGAATAGATAGCCTTATAAAAAAATCAGTTAATCAATTATATACTAATAATACAAGTTCCAGGTATTATAGCATGCAAATAGGACTTGATAAAAAAATTTATGTGGCACGTTGGTATAACTTTTTAGGATGTATTCATAATCCTGATGAAAAAGGTATTGCATGTAATTATCAAGATACTGCAATTTCATTTTTTAATTTTATGACAGGTTATGGTCTCCCCACCTTTCTCCAGTCCTACTTCTACCTGCCCGATATAGAAATAGAAAACACTTGCCTCGGGGATAGTACTGCATTTAATTTAAAAGACACCACCAACATAGATTCAGTTTACTGGTATTTTGGGGATAGTAATTATTCATGGCAGTTTTATCCTAAACATGTGTATTCAGATACGGGTATTTATATAACAAATGCAGTTATTTTTTATAATAATACAAGTGATACCTTTGAGAGGGAAATAAGAATCAGCAATTATGCTTATGCTAATTTTGGTATTGCGGATAACTCGCAGTGTTTGCTTGGCAATGAGTTTTATTTTTATGATTCATCCACCGCCATAGATGGCAACATGACCTACGAGTGGGATTTCGGGGATAGTACCGGCTCTTTTCAGCAAAACCCTGTAAAATCATTTCTTCTTTCAGATACTTTTAATGTTCAATTAACAGTTACCTCATCTTATGGCTGTGAAACATCAAAAGCCAAAGAGCTTTATGTACAGCCAATGCCTGAGTCAAAAATAAACATAAACGACACAGCCCAATGCTTCAACGAAAACAACTTCACTTTTTTTAATCCACAGGATTCAACAAACCCAATTGGCTCAAAAACATGGCATTTCGGAGATAACAACACTTCAAATGCTGATACGGCACAACACATTTATTTAATTGCCGATACTTTTAATGTAGTTTTAATTGAAGAAACAAATCAAGGTTGCAGGGATACAGCAATGAGAGAAATAATTGTTCACCCAAGTCCGGTTACAGACTTTTCTGTCAATGATTCTGTTCAGTGTTTTAATGAAAATAATTTTCAATTTACAAACCTAACAGCTTGGGGAAAACCTGTTAGCTTAAGTTACTTCTGGGATTTCGGTAACGCCTCAACTTCAACCGATTCCAACGGACAAATGAAATATT
- a CDS encoding T9SS type A sorting domain-containing protein, which translates to ISSTKLSAYNTKFYSNKVYENEAYRDGGGIYIKGFSPIIYNSLIVNNTSTDDGGGIYDTNSVSKYYNCTIADNNADEGGGYFSPNTSASSSFYNDIVWDNSPDDVEYNGNPPNASSGKYSYCDIGSFTNMPNNYNINANPKFTTYNGIDYLPSNISTPTSPCINSGDNIPGFFHSTYDLRGTPYLRTVNQIDMGAYEYPANGSYKIAKTDSSNTVLDFDNIMVFPNPVESYYNIRLISETKCKVEIMLINSFGKNVYSSELLLVEGDNLIQFQRGQLSDGIYYLKINSAIFDSKFTKIIFK; encoded by the coding sequence TTATTAGTAGTACAAAACTAAGTGCATATAATACAAAGTTTTATAGCAATAAAGTATATGAAAATGAGGCTTATAGAGATGGGGGAGGAATTTATATAAAAGGTTTTTCTCCTATAATTTATAACAGTTTGATTGTCAATAATACATCAACAGATGATGGTGGTGGCATTTATGATACGAATTCTGTTTCCAAGTATTACAACTGTACTATTGCTGATAATAATGCTGATGAAGGTGGGGGGTATTTTTCCCCAAATACAAGTGCTTCATCTTCATTCTATAATGATATAGTCTGGGATAATTCACCGGATGATGTAGAATACAATGGTAACCCCCCTAACGCAAGTTCTGGTAAATATTCCTATTGTGATATTGGAAGTTTTACCAATATGCCAAATAATTATAATATTAATGCAAATCCTAAATTCACAACTTATAATGGAATTGATTATTTACCTTCAAATATTTCTACTCCTACATCCCCTTGTATTAATTCAGGTGATAATATACCAGGTTTTTTCCATTCTACTTATGACCTTAGAGGTACTCCGTATTTAAGAACAGTAAACCAAATTGATATGGGTGCTTATGAATATCCAGCAAATGGGTCATATAAAATTGCAAAAACTGATTCCAGTAACACTGTACTTGATTTCGATAATATTATGGTATTTCCTAATCCTGTTGAAAGTTATTATAATATTCGTTTAATTTCTGAAACTAAATGCAAGGTAGAAATCATGCTTATTAATTCATTTGGAAAAAATGTATATAGTTCCGAATTGTTATTAGTAGAAGGGGATAATTTAATTCAATTCCAAAGAGGGCAATTATCTGACGGAATTTATTATTTGAAAATTAATTCGGCAATATTTGATTCAAAGTTTACTAAAATAATATTTAAATAA